The following proteins are encoded in a genomic region of Desulfonatronum thiodismutans:
- the pyrR gene encoding bifunctional pyr operon transcriptional regulator/uracil phosphoribosyltransferase PyrR has translation MTAPVGGAQVEKKTLLHAEEIRRTMERLAYEVIERHGEGASLALIGIQRRGVELAKRLKSVLEQRFGREIPFGSLDINLYRDDWTNLDGQPQIHKTWIPFPVDDREIILVDDVLFTGRTIRAALEAILDYGRPKRVELLVLVDRGHRELPIHADYVGKKVNTSRQEQVDVSVREQDGEDGVFLSDMK, from the coding sequence ATGACGGCACCAGTTGGAGGCGCGCAGGTGGAAAAAAAGACATTGCTGCACGCCGAGGAAATCCGAAGAACCATGGAGCGGTTGGCCTACGAGGTCATCGAGCGGCACGGCGAGGGTGCGAGCCTGGCTCTGATCGGGATTCAGCGCCGCGGGGTGGAGCTGGCCAAGCGTTTGAAATCCGTCCTGGAACAGCGCTTTGGACGGGAAATCCCCTTTGGCAGTTTGGACATCAACCTGTACCGCGACGACTGGACCAATCTGGACGGCCAGCCGCAGATCCACAAAACCTGGATACCCTTTCCCGTGGACGACCGGGAAATCATCCTGGTGGACGACGTCCTGTTCACGGGACGAACCATTCGCGCGGCCCTGGAAGCCATTTTGGACTACGGACGTCCGAAACGGGTGGAACTGCTGGTCCTGGTGGATCGCGGTCACCGGGAACTGCCCATCCACGCGGATTATGTCGGGAAAAAGGTGAACACCTCCCGACAGGAGCAGGTGGATGTTTCCGTCAGGGAACAGGATGGAGAGGATGGTGTATTTCTGAGTGATATGAAGTGA
- a CDS encoding IscA/HesB family protein: protein MFELTPSAKQQLDSYFQDKDSSPIRVYMAPGUGGPKLALALDEQRDSDSVHAIEGYTFVVDQDLIKNAGGIKVDMTPYGFAVSSTVNLGGGGGGCSGSCSSC, encoded by the coding sequence ATGTTTGAATTGACACCGTCCGCGAAGCAGCAGCTGGACAGCTATTTTCAGGACAAGGACAGCTCGCCGATCCGCGTGTACATGGCCCCCGGCTGAGGCGGTCCAAAGCTTGCTCTTGCTCTGGATGAGCAGAGGGATTCCGACAGCGTGCATGCGATCGAAGGCTACACTTTTGTCGTCGACCAGGATCTGATCAAAAATGCCGGAGGCATCAAGGTCGACATGACCCCGTATGGGTTCGCCGTCAGCTCGACCGTGAACCTGGGCGGCGGAGGCGGAGGCTGCTCGGGCAGTTGTTCTTCCTGCTAG
- a CDS encoding sigma-54-dependent transcriptional regulator, producing the protein MAQIVIVDDEEDIRTALRGILEDEGHEVREAASGEQGLEVLAEADPDLCFLDIWLPGMDGLEVLDRVHGASPHLPMIMISGHGNIETAVMAIKKGAFDFIEKPLSLEKVLVTTAKAVEFKELRQENMVLRSQIRDTRVQELTGSTPRIQQLQQQVRQVAPTEAWVLITGENGTGKEIVARSLHQLSHRVNKPLVEVNCAAIPEELIESELFGHEKGAFTSADRAQVGKFELANGGTLFLDEIGDMSLKTQAKILRILQEQRFERVGGRKTIQVDVRVIAATNKNLPEEIRAGRFREDLYYRLKVFPLYVPPLRARVADIPLLLADFMDGLIRTQGFKTLRFPPETMAALQRYPWPGNVRELKNFLERMCIMYPGQTILPEMLPQEMLVTDHGMSSGRGPFDPDDDWPVDFKAARAQFEAKFLEDKLSSCNGSVTRLAETIGMERTYLYKKLRGLGLKTAD; encoded by the coding sequence ATGGCCCAGATCGTCATAGTTGACGACGAAGAGGACATCCGCACCGCGCTGCGGGGCATCCTTGAGGATGAGGGCCACGAGGTCCGGGAGGCGGCCAGTGGGGAACAAGGGCTGGAAGTGCTGGCCGAAGCCGATCCGGATCTGTGCTTCCTGGACATCTGGCTGCCGGGTATGGACGGCTTGGAGGTGCTGGATCGGGTTCATGGGGCGTCGCCGCACCTGCCGATGATCATGATCTCGGGCCACGGCAACATTGAAACCGCGGTCATGGCCATCAAGAAGGGCGCTTTCGACTTCATCGAAAAGCCGCTCTCTTTGGAAAAGGTGCTGGTGACCACGGCCAAGGCCGTGGAATTCAAGGAACTGCGTCAGGAAAACATGGTCCTGCGCAGCCAAATCCGAGACACCCGGGTTCAGGAATTGACCGGGTCGACGCCCAGGATTCAGCAGTTGCAGCAACAGGTTCGTCAGGTCGCGCCCACTGAAGCCTGGGTGCTGATCACCGGCGAGAACGGCACGGGCAAGGAAATCGTGGCCCGGTCCCTGCATCAGCTCAGCCACAGGGTGAACAAGCCCCTGGTGGAGGTGAACTGCGCGGCTATTCCCGAGGAGTTGATTGAAAGTGAGCTGTTCGGCCATGAAAAAGGCGCCTTCACCAGCGCGGACCGGGCCCAGGTGGGCAAGTTCGAGCTGGCCAACGGAGGCACCTTGTTTCTGGACGAAATCGGGGACATGAGCCTGAAGACCCAGGCCAAGATTTTGCGCATTCTGCAAGAGCAGCGCTTTGAACGGGTCGGGGGACGGAAGACCATCCAAGTGGATGTTCGGGTGATCGCGGCCACGAACAAGAACCTGCCCGAGGAGATTCGCGCCGGACGGTTCCGGGAAGACCTCTATTACCGGCTGAAGGTGTTTCCGTTGTATGTTCCGCCCTTGCGGGCGCGGGTCGCGGATATTCCGCTGCTTTTGGCCGATTTCATGGACGGCCTGATCCGGACCCAGGGCTTTAAGACCCTGCGTTTTCCCCCGGAGACCATGGCCGCGCTGCAACGCTACCCCTGGCCGGGCAATGTCCGTGAGTTGAAAAATTTCTTGGAGCGGATGTGCATCATGTATCCCGGACAAACCATCCTGCCGGAGATGCTGCCGCAGGAGATGCTGGTCACGGACCACGGCATGAGTAGCGGTCGCGGACCTTTTGATCCGGACGATGACTGGCCTGTGGACTTCAAGGCGGCCCGTGCACAGTTCGAGGCCAAGTTCCTGGAGGACAAACTAAGCAGCTGCAACGGCAGCGTCACCCGGCTGGCGGAAACCATCGGCATGGAGCGAACCTATCTTTACAAAAAACTCCGCGGTCTCGGCCTCAAAACCGCGGACTGA
- the ald gene encoding alanine dehydrogenase: MRIGVPREIKAQERRVGLFPSGVKALVEHGHEVVVESGAGDGCGALDDVYVSQGARIGTAEEAWSQELVIKVKEPLSQEYKYLREDLTLFTYLHLAADKALTDALVQSGCVAIAYETVQLPDKSLPLLAPMSEIAGRMSVTKATEMLCHYNGGGGVFLGGVTGTLPARVVIIGAGISGAGAAQMAAGLGADVLVLDVDMAKMYRLYHHLDQKIKTLFSNALNIEDQVVKADVVISCVLIPGASAPKLITRQIIEAMKPGSVIMDIAIDQGGSTELSRPTTHDNPCFRVGNGVNLYCVANMPGAYSRTASESLTNATLRYALQLADKGWPRACQEDPALRQGLNVVRGKVVYKAVAEACGYEWAEV, encoded by the coding sequence ATGCGGATTGGAGTACCGAGGGAGATCAAGGCGCAGGAGCGCCGCGTGGGGTTGTTCCCCTCAGGGGTCAAGGCCCTGGTGGAGCACGGACACGAGGTGGTCGTGGAATCCGGGGCCGGAGACGGCTGCGGGGCCCTGGACGACGTCTACGTCTCCCAAGGGGCGCGGATCGGGACCGCGGAAGAGGCCTGGAGCCAGGAACTGGTGATCAAGGTCAAGGAGCCGCTCAGCCAGGAATACAAGTATCTGCGTGAAGACCTGACGCTGTTCACCTATCTGCACCTGGCCGCGGACAAGGCCCTGACCGACGCCCTGGTCCAGTCCGGATGCGTGGCCATCGCCTATGAAACCGTGCAATTGCCGGACAAAAGCCTGCCGCTGCTGGCCCCCATGTCCGAGATCGCCGGGCGGATGTCCGTGACCAAGGCCACGGAAATGCTTTGCCACTATAACGGAGGAGGCGGCGTGTTCCTGGGCGGGGTTACCGGAACGTTGCCGGCCCGGGTGGTGATTATCGGCGCGGGCATCTCCGGAGCGGGTGCGGCTCAGATGGCCGCGGGTCTGGGAGCGGATGTACTGGTCCTGGACGTGGACATGGCCAAAATGTACCGATTGTATCACCACCTGGATCAGAAGATCAAAACCTTGTTTTCCAACGCCCTGAACATCGAAGACCAGGTGGTCAAGGCGGACGTGGTCATCAGTTGCGTACTTATTCCCGGAGCCTCCGCGCCGAAACTGATCACCAGGCAAATCATCGAGGCCATGAAGCCCGGCTCGGTGATCATGGACATTGCCATCGACCAGGGCGGTTCCACGGAACTGTCCCGGCCAACCACCCACGATAACCCTTGCTTTCGAGTGGGCAATGGCGTCAACCTCTACTGCGTGGCCAACATGCCCGGGGCGTATTCCCGGACGGCCTCGGAATCGCTGACCAACGCTACCCTGCGCTACGCCCTGCAATTGGCGGACAAGGGCTGGCCCCGCGCTTGCCAGGAAGATCCGGCCCTGCGCCAGGGCTTGAACGTGGTTCGCGGAAAAGTGGTTTACAAGGCTGTTGCTGAGGCTTGCGGGTATGAATGGGCCGAGGTTTAG
- a CDS encoding LolA family protein, whose product MGHIFRAFVGVVGLAAIFWSATGAALAEEGIVGKIQRQYESIQSFQAEFTQELTVAASRESEMRRGMLYFHHPGLIRWETVSPEPELLIVGPEVVWNYFKDEEIAYRYAVEDVLGSATVLKILSGQARLDEDFLTEVDLTEDSGATLIRLRPRVPEPSLVEATIRVDPETFLLQQVLAVDFYGNTNKVTLHDLRLDPNLEPALFEFTPPEGVLVR is encoded by the coding sequence ATGGGCCATATTTTTCGAGCTTTCGTAGGGGTTGTCGGACTGGCGGCCATTTTTTGGAGCGCGACGGGCGCGGCCTTGGCGGAGGAAGGGATCGTTGGAAAAATTCAGCGCCAGTACGAATCCATCCAATCATTTCAGGCCGAATTTACCCAGGAACTGACGGTGGCCGCCAGCCGGGAAAGCGAGATGCGTCGAGGAATGCTGTACTTCCACCATCCCGGGCTGATCCGCTGGGAAACCGTCAGTCCGGAACCGGAACTGCTCATCGTCGGTCCCGAGGTGGTTTGGAACTATTTCAAGGACGAGGAAATCGCGTATCGCTACGCCGTGGAGGACGTGCTCGGTTCGGCCACGGTGCTGAAGATTCTCTCCGGCCAGGCCCGGCTGGACGAGGATTTTCTGACCGAGGTGGACTTGACCGAGGATTCCGGCGCCACGCTGATCCGTCTCAGGCCCCGCGTTCCGGAGCCCAGCCTGGTGGAGGCCACGATCCGGGTCGATCCGGAAACTTTTTTGTTGCAGCAGGTCCTGGCCGTGGATTTTTACGGCAATACCAACAAGGTTACCTTACACGACCTGCGTCTCGATCCGAATCTGGAGCCCGCGCTGTTCGAGTTCACGCCGCCGGAAGGTGTCCTGGTGCGGTAA
- a CDS encoding tetratricopeptide repeat protein, which yields MHHGTSPLLASYLPFRPLCFFLAACLVLLATSSVVDRVCAATPDASASMTLDELDQAIADDPRNAAPYIARAQWHMANRSFPRAVADLDQALRLAPGDPTALLLRGEAYARMGNWTRSTADYEQAVQSAPESEEALFGLARARLESGDLNRALEDLGRLLRTSPNHLEGRLYRGRLYMERDNHQQALADFDVAASLAPESAEALFGRGKSLRELGRLDSALTELTRTIRLEPSAPAYMERGLTYGAQGDLRSALDDFNTALRLAPGDALIHFHRASLYALAAEHQRAVADFTQTLNREPDHLQALLGRGLANQELEQFPQAIDDYTRVIRLGPDNYGALNNRGMVLLQLGQLTQGCEDLRSACALGRCTTLEFARKEGYCP from the coding sequence ATGCATCACGGTACATCTCCGTTACTCGCTTCCTATCTTCCTTTTCGCCCCCTCTGTTTTTTTCTGGCGGCCTGTCTCGTCCTGCTGGCGACCTCGTCTGTCGTGGACCGGGTTTGCGCGGCCACTCCGGACGCGTCCGCGAGCATGACCCTGGACGAATTGGACCAAGCCATCGCCGATGATCCGCGCAACGCCGCGCCGTACATCGCGCGGGCTCAATGGCACATGGCCAACCGATCCTTCCCTCGGGCCGTAGCGGATTTGGATCAGGCTTTGCGCTTGGCCCCGGGCGATCCCACGGCCCTGCTGCTGCGCGGCGAAGCCTACGCCCGGATGGGCAACTGGACCAGGTCCACGGCTGATTACGAGCAGGCGGTTCAATCTGCTCCGGAGAGTGAAGAGGCCTTGTTCGGATTGGCCCGGGCCCGTCTGGAATCCGGAGACCTCAACCGAGCCCTGGAGGATCTGGGCCGATTGCTGCGGACCTCGCCGAATCATCTGGAAGGCCGTCTGTACCGGGGACGGCTGTATATGGAGCGAGACAATCACCAACAAGCCCTGGCCGACTTCGACGTGGCCGCTTCGCTGGCGCCTGAATCCGCCGAAGCCCTGTTTGGACGAGGAAAGAGCCTGCGGGAATTGGGTCGGCTGGATTCTGCTCTGACCGAACTGACGCGGACCATCCGCCTTGAGCCCAGCGCTCCGGCATACATGGAGCGTGGGTTGACCTACGGCGCACAGGGCGATCTGCGTTCCGCCCTGGACGATTTCAACACCGCCTTGCGCTTGGCCCCTGGAGATGCGCTGATTCATTTTCACCGAGCCTCGCTGTACGCTTTGGCCGCGGAACATCAGCGGGCCGTGGCCGACTTTACCCAGACCTTGAACCGGGAGCCTGATCATCTTCAGGCCCTTTTGGGACGCGGCCTGGCCAACCAGGAGTTGGAACAGTTTCCCCAGGCCATCGACGACTATACCCGTGTGATTCGTCTGGGCCCGGACAATTACGGGGCCCTGAACAACCGCGGGATGGTTCTCTTGCAGCTCGGTCAGCTGACCCAGGGCTGCGAGGATCTGCGCTCCGCCTGCGCTTTGGGCCGTTGCACGACCCTGGAATTCGCCCGCAAGGAAGGCTATTGTCCGTGA
- a CDS encoding heavy metal translocating P-type ATPase produces MNTPQPNVEVRPPSQRDAQPETRRKSEYVVQGMTCAACVRRVENAASSLEGVRSVSVNLATETMSVEWAPDASRSNDNDREDHLFQAVRDAGYDLRAFDETETAADLSGGYVELGIRGMTCAACVRRVEQAIAGLEGVESAEVNLASETAQVRFQPEKVNLPAILEAVRDAGYEAFTQDSGQDSGQGGPRESLMDAQRREMLKRLTTLRSKLILAMAFAVPIFVISMGEMVGLPMPGLLSPHHSPLTFALAQFLLTLPVVWAGREFYLRGFPNLWKRAPNMDSLIAVGTGAAVVYSTWNLLEIALGHEAMARAMDLYFESAAVIIALVTLGKYLENRSKVRTSDAIRQLMALTPSTATRVRNGQRESIPVERIQPQDLLLVKPGERIPVDGKLTEGQTSVDESMLTGESLPVSKKEGDALIGGTLNAHGSIYMVAERVGRDTVLARIIRLVQEAQGSKAPIASMVDRLSLYFVPIVICVAVLSGLGWYFLAGEPFTFALRIFIAVLVIACPCAMGLATPTAIMVGTGRGAQLGVLIKGGEALEMARGVRAVVLDKTGTLTEGRPAVTDILTLPGQALPDKELLRLAAGAEARSEHPLAAAIVQSARERGLEEPRAEDFTYIPGQGIRAQVEGRILLLGNSRLLEAEGVLGRDAEQLREMRDKLSGEGKTPLLMAVDGTAAGILAVADRIKPEAKEVVARLKSMGLRVVMLTGDNLRTAQAVAAQAGIDDIRAEVLPENKSETVAELQKQGIKVAMVGDGINDAPALAKADLGVAMGTGIDVAMESGDMVLMSGNLHGLITALTLSRAVVRNIKQNLFWAFAYNVMGIPIAAGLLYAFGGPTLSPMIAGGAMAMSSVSVVTNALRLRLFQPS; encoded by the coding sequence ATGAACACCCCCCAGCCCAACGTCGAAGTCCGGCCCCCAAGTCAGCGTGATGCTCAGCCTGAAACCCGCCGTAAATCCGAATACGTCGTCCAAGGCATGACCTGCGCCGCCTGCGTCCGCCGCGTGGAAAACGCCGCCTCCAGCCTGGAAGGGGTTCGCTCCGTTTCCGTGAATCTGGCCACCGAGACCATGTCCGTGGAGTGGGCACCGGACGCTTCGCGTTCCAATGACAATGACCGTGAGGACCACTTGTTTCAGGCCGTCCGGGATGCGGGATACGACCTGCGCGCCTTTGATGAGACCGAAACGGCAGCCGACCTCTCTGGCGGTTACGTGGAACTTGGCATCCGGGGCATGACCTGCGCGGCCTGCGTGCGTCGCGTGGAGCAGGCCATTGCCGGGTTGGAAGGCGTGGAATCGGCTGAGGTCAATCTCGCATCTGAAACGGCTCAGGTACGCTTCCAACCCGAAAAGGTCAATCTTCCAGCCATTCTGGAGGCTGTCCGCGACGCGGGGTACGAGGCCTTTACCCAAGACTCCGGACAGGACTCCGGGCAGGGAGGACCAAGGGAATCGCTGATGGATGCGCAGCGCCGGGAAATGCTTAAGCGGCTGACGACACTGCGTTCCAAATTGATCCTGGCCATGGCCTTCGCCGTCCCGATCTTCGTCATTTCCATGGGAGAGATGGTCGGCCTGCCCATGCCGGGGCTGCTCAGTCCGCACCATTCCCCGCTGACCTTTGCTCTGGCCCAGTTTCTGCTCACCCTGCCCGTGGTGTGGGCCGGTCGGGAATTTTACCTGCGCGGCTTTCCCAACCTCTGGAAGCGGGCCCCGAACATGGACTCCCTGATCGCCGTGGGCACCGGCGCGGCGGTGGTCTACAGCACCTGGAACCTACTGGAAATCGCCCTGGGGCACGAGGCCATGGCCAGGGCCATGGACCTGTATTTCGAGTCAGCGGCCGTGATCATCGCCCTGGTCACGCTGGGCAAGTACCTGGAAAACCGCTCCAAGGTGCGCACCTCGGACGCCATCCGGCAGCTCATGGCCCTCACCCCGAGCACGGCCACCCGGGTCCGAAACGGCCAGCGGGAAAGCATTCCCGTGGAACGGATCCAGCCTCAGGACCTGCTCCTGGTCAAGCCCGGGGAGCGCATTCCCGTGGACGGCAAGCTCACCGAGGGCCAGACCAGCGTGGACGAGTCCATGCTCACAGGGGAAAGCCTGCCCGTATCTAAAAAGGAAGGCGATGCGCTGATCGGCGGCACTTTGAACGCCCACGGCTCCATCTACATGGTCGCCGAACGGGTCGGCCGGGACACGGTCCTGGCCAGGATAATCCGCCTGGTCCAGGAGGCCCAGGGTTCCAAGGCCCCCATCGCCAGCATGGTGGACCGCCTCAGCCTCTACTTCGTGCCCATCGTGATCTGCGTGGCCGTGCTCTCCGGCCTGGGCTGGTATTTTCTGGCCGGAGAACCCTTCACCTTTGCCCTGCGGATCTTCATCGCGGTGCTGGTCATCGCCTGCCCCTGCGCCATGGGGCTGGCCACGCCCACGGCGATCATGGTCGGCACCGGACGCGGAGCGCAGCTCGGCGTGCTGATCAAGGGAGGAGAAGCCCTGGAAATGGCTCGCGGCGTGCGGGCCGTAGTTCTGGACAAGACCGGCACCCTCACCGAAGGCCGCCCGGCAGTGACCGACATCCTCACCCTTCCCGGGCAGGCCTTGCCCGATAAAGAACTGCTGCGCCTGGCCGCCGGAGCCGAAGCCCGCTCCGAGCATCCTCTGGCCGCGGCCATTGTCCAGTCGGCCCGGGAACGCGGCCTGGAGGAGCCTCGGGCCGAGGACTTTACCTACATTCCCGGACAAGGCATTCGGGCCCAGGTGGAAGGCCGCATTTTGCTCCTGGGCAACAGCCGGCTCCTGGAAGCCGAAGGGGTTCTCGGCAGGGACGCTGAACAGCTACGGGAAATGCGCGACAAGCTGTCCGGCGAAGGCAAGACGCCCCTGCTCATGGCCGTGGACGGCACGGCGGCCGGAATCCTGGCCGTGGCCGACCGGATCAAGCCCGAGGCCAAAGAGGTGGTCGCCAGGCTGAAGAGCATGGGCCTGCGAGTGGTCATGCTCACTGGCGACAACCTACGAACGGCCCAGGCCGTGGCGGCCCAGGCCGGAATCGACGATATCCGGGCCGAGGTTCTTCCGGAAAACAAGTCCGAAACCGTGGCCGAGCTGCAGAAACAAGGGATCAAGGTGGCCATGGTCGGCGACGGGATCAACGACGCCCCGGCTCTGGCCAAGGCCGATCTGGGCGTCGCCATGGGCACGGGCATCGACGTGGCAATGGAATCCGGGGACATGGTCCTGATGAGCGGCAATCTGCACGGCCTGATCACCGCCTTGACCCTCAGCCGGGCCGTGGTCCGGAACATCAAGCAGAACCTGTTCTGGGCCTTTGCCTACAACGTCATGGGCATACCCATCGCCGCCGGCCTGCTCTACGCCTTCGGCGGCCCGACCCTCAGCCCGATGATCGCCGGAGGAGCCATGGCCATGAGTTCGGTTTCCGTGGTCACCAACGCTCTGCGTCTGCGCCTTTTTCAACCTTCCTGA
- a CDS encoding TIGR03960 family B12-binding radical SAM protein, translated as MRDLLPLLPRPSQYLGTEPNAVHKEPPQVRVRAALAFPDLYEVGMSYLGGRILYHAVNAYPEFWAERAFAPPLEAAQILRDSGTPLSTLESGTPLGDMDVIAFSLTHELCYTNVLYMLDLAGIPLRAQDRDEHHPLILGGGGVIFNVEPMAPFFDLFVAGDGEEALPEILALVDRCKTQGMSRTEFLQAARKVTGCYVPSFFSVAPEDVSSPSTALRPLYADYTQVEKRILPDLNAADFPTEQIVPFGPVVHDRLSIEIARGCTRGCRFCQAGMIYRPVRERRLETLDRILENALDRTGFDELSFLSLSTGDFSCLDALFQRSHALCRDRQVSVSLPSLRVGSVSGQVMDMIAGIRRTGITLAPEAGSQRLRDVINKNITEQALLDHTRELFTRGWSSVKLYFMIGLPTETDEDLQAIVDLCLKVAATAGERAKRLQITASISPFVPKPQTPFQWEEQISFEETRRRLNRLRDLFRPHKRLVMRWHMPEMSYLEGIFSRGDRALANVVERAFAKGALFSSWADSLSLESWLEAMRECGLDPDWYLRARDPEQPLPWDHVSSGIRRSFLLRERRLALEGRTTPDCRQGKCLGCGVCTTTKVKTALRRQTGLDIRPRVNKDEQADSLAPWLEDGTGGEQPGEALDQAPGQDPEDLGAKANALRIVYRKLGPAVYFSQLELTRLFERCMRRAGVAMSFSQGFHPMPRMSFGRALPVGVGSVREEMVIVLRAPMSATDLRARLAPEMPRGLEIRGVEDAPLKGRADQPAFEEYLLYFLNGDSSPTAETTAKWRSFIAVEHFPFAKKTKRGSREINLRTLFRSIRFLGENRLRLLFDFREDYLNPWTAITAVTPELSFRTTRLTKIRGLSDDAAKGAVSG; from the coding sequence ATGCGCGACCTGCTTCCCCTGCTTCCCCGACCAAGCCAGTACCTGGGCACCGAGCCCAATGCCGTACACAAGGAACCGCCCCAGGTGCGGGTGCGCGCGGCCCTGGCCTTTCCGGACCTGTACGAGGTGGGCATGTCCTACCTCGGTGGACGCATTCTTTACCATGCGGTGAACGCTTATCCGGAGTTCTGGGCCGAACGGGCCTTTGCCCCGCCGCTGGAAGCGGCCCAAATCCTGCGGGACTCGGGGACGCCTTTGAGCACCCTGGAATCCGGGACTCCCCTGGGGGACATGGACGTTATCGCCTTCAGCCTGACCCACGAACTGTGCTACACCAATGTTCTATACATGCTGGACCTGGCGGGGATTCCGTTGCGAGCCCAGGACCGGGACGAGCACCATCCTCTGATCCTCGGCGGCGGCGGCGTGATCTTCAACGTCGAACCCATGGCCCCGTTTTTCGACCTGTTCGTGGCCGGGGACGGCGAAGAGGCCCTGCCGGAAATTCTGGCCCTGGTCGACCGTTGCAAGACCCAAGGTATGTCCAGAACCGAATTTCTCCAGGCGGCCCGGAAGGTTACCGGCTGCTACGTGCCGTCGTTCTTTTCCGTCGCTCCTGAAGACGTCTCAAGCCCATCGACCGCGCTCCGGCCCCTGTACGCCGACTACACCCAGGTGGAGAAGCGCATCCTGCCGGATCTGAACGCCGCGGACTTTCCCACGGAGCAGATCGTCCCCTTCGGGCCTGTGGTCCATGACCGCCTGAGCATTGAAATCGCACGGGGCTGCACACGGGGCTGTCGGTTCTGCCAGGCCGGAATGATCTATCGTCCAGTCCGGGAACGCCGCCTGGAAACGCTGGACCGGATACTGGAGAATGCTCTGGATCGGACCGGATTCGACGAACTCTCCTTCCTCTCCCTGAGCACCGGAGACTTTTCCTGCCTGGACGCCCTGTTCCAGCGCAGCCATGCCCTGTGCCGGGACCGGCAGGTCTCGGTCTCCCTGCCCTCGCTCCGAGTGGGCTCGGTCAGCGGCCAGGTCATGGACATGATCGCCGGAATCCGCCGCACCGGCATCACCCTGGCTCCGGAAGCCGGAAGCCAGCGCCTGCGGGACGTGATCAACAAGAACATCACCGAACAGGCCCTGTTGGACCATACCCGCGAACTGTTCACCCGGGGCTGGTCCTCGGTAAAGCTCTACTTCATGATCGGCCTGCCCACGGAAACGGACGAGGATTTACAGGCCATCGTGGACCTCTGCCTGAAAGTGGCGGCCACGGCCGGAGAGCGGGCCAAACGCTTGCAAATCACGGCCTCCATCTCTCCCTTCGTGCCCAAGCCCCAAACCCCGTTCCAGTGGGAGGAGCAGATCTCCTTTGAGGAAACCCGACGACGGCTGAACCGGCTCAGGGATCTCTTCCGTCCGCATAAGCGGCTGGTGATGCGCTGGCACATGCCGGAAATGAGTTATCTGGAGGGCATCTTTTCCCGTGGGGACCGGGCCCTGGCAAACGTGGTGGAACGGGCCTTTGCCAAAGGCGCGCTCTTTTCCAGTTGGGCCGACTCCCTCAGCCTGGAGTCCTGGCTGGAGGCCATGCGGGAGTGCGGTCTGGACCCGGACTGGTACCTCCGGGCCAGAGATCCGGAGCAGCCGCTGCCCTGGGACCACGTTTCCAGCGGCATCCGCCGCTCGTTTTTGCTGCGGGAGCGTCGCCTGGCCCTGGAGGGCCGGACCACGCCGGACTGCCGCCAAGGCAAGTGCCTGGGCTGCGGCGTCTGCACCACGACCAAGGTCAAGACCGCGCTGCGCCGTCAGACCGGTTTGGACATCCGCCCCCGTGTGAACAAGGACGAGCAGGCCGACAGCTTGGCCCCGTGGCTGGAGGATGGGACGGGAGGGGAGCAGCCTGGGGAGGCCTTGGACCAGGCGCCGGGGCAAGACCCTGAAGACCTGGGCGCCAAGGCCAATGCCTTGCGCATCGTCTACCGCAAGCTCGGCCCGGCGGTGTATTTCAGCCAACTGGAGCTGACCCGGCTTTTCGAGCGTTGCATGCGCCGGGCCGGGGTGGCCATGAGTTTTTCCCAGGGCTTTCACCCCATGCCCCGGATGTCCTTTGGCCGGGCCCTGCCCGTGGGCGTGGGCAGCGTGCGCGAGGAAATGGTCATCGTGCTCCGCGCGCCCATGTCCGCCACTGATCTCCGCGCCCGACTGGCCCCGGAAATGCCCAGGGGGTTGGAAATTCGCGGCGTGGAGGACGCCCCGCTCAAGGGCCGTGCCGATCAGCCGGCCTTTGAGGAATACCTGCTCTATTTTCTCAACGGAGATTCATCTCCGACAGCGGAAACAACGGCTAAATGGCGGTCTTTCATCGCAGTGGAGCACTTCCCCTTTGCCAAGAAGACCAAGCGCGGCTCACGGGAAATCAACCTGCGCACTCTGTTTCGATCCATTCGTTTCCTGGGAGAAAACCGTCTTCGGCTGCTTTTCGACTTCCGGGAAGACTACCTCAACCCCTGGACCGCCATCACGGCCGTGACCCCGGAACTCTCCTTCCGAACCACCCGGCTGACCAAGATCCGGGGGCTGTCCGATGACGCTGCCAAAGGGGCCGTTTCCGGGTAG